A single genomic interval of Antechinus flavipes isolate AdamAnt ecotype Samford, QLD, Australia chromosome 1, AdamAnt_v2, whole genome shotgun sequence harbors:
- the LOC127545790 gene encoding uncharacterized protein LOC127545790 isoform X2: protein MSRYSSGIGWSPEGDFRDPQLGGDSGRDSLRGNTGLPCCSGCPSRAGMEVLDEFDWEHPLTFSFCELISEEAFERQAVSYTERSLRRLFRHMERNPALGERVVRKWKQEERERRGLISYLTGRFFQALQGDLNHYNTVGALELQQRLEHLKKRMQKLNNYAQDARQKRRKRGTYRLDHSPSTGGSVLSRSPVVTTTSNQPVIPVTFMPRVFGPFPPLSDEQTETLAGPTSEVKVMQLNWTGLSSAPKRMVDLTPLVLNPGGFHSSRLSGTPAHKLQCSGFPWSSGLNPTTDPESSTTTVGNASVFTPPVLLKFQPVQRPQEDPESDCDSKSLDSPRSAPQ from the exons ATGAGCAGGTACTCGAGCGGGATTGGCTGGAGCCCCGAGGGGGACTTCAGGGACCCTCAACTAGGAGGTGATTCAGGCCGTGACAGTCTCCGTGGAAACACAGGCCTCCCCTGCTGCAGTGGGTGCCCGAGCCG GGCGGGCATGGAGGTCCTGGACGAGTTCGACTGGGAGCACCCCCTGACCTTCTCGTTCTGCGAGCTCATCTCGGAGGAAGCCTTCGAGCGACAGGCCGTATCGTACACTGAGCGCTCCCTGCGCCGCCTCTTCCGTCACATGGAGCGCAACCCGGCGCTGGGGGAGCGTGTTGTGCGCAAATGGAAGCAGGAGGAGCGCGAGCGACGAGGCCTTATCTCCTACCTCACG GGCAGGTTCTTCCAAGCCCTCCAGGGAGACCTCAATCACTACAATACCGTGGGGGCTTTGGAGCTTCAGCAGAGGCTGGAACATCTGAAGAAGAGGATGCAGAAATTAAACAACTATGCCCAAG ATGCAAggcagaagagaaggaagagggggactTACAGACTAGATCATTCCCCTTCCACAGGGGGTAGTGTCTTGTCCCGATCACCAGTTGTCACAACCACTTCCAACCAGCCAGTCATTCCAGTCACATTCATGCCCAGAGTCTTtggtccttttcctcctctctccgaTGAGCAG ACAGAGACATTGGCTGGTCCAACCTCTGAAGTGAAGGTCATGCAGCTAAACTGGACAGGACTGTCATCAGCACCTAAGAG AATGGTTGATCTGACTCCCCTGGTGCTCAATCCTGGTGGTTTTCACTCTTCCCGGCTCTCTGGAACTCCTGCCCACAAGCTCCAGTGCTCTGGCTTTCCCTG GTCCTCCGGCCTGAATCCCACCACCGATCCTGAGAGCTCGACCACAACAGTGGGGAACGCCTCCGTCTTCACCCCTCCTGTGCTGCTCAAGTTCCAGCCAGTGCAGAGGCCCCAGGAGGATCCAGAGAGTGACTGTGACAGCAAGAGCTTGGATTCTCCCAGGAGTGCCCCTCAATGA
- the LOC127545790 gene encoding uncharacterized protein LOC127545790 isoform X1, producing the protein MSRYSSGIGWSPEGDFRDPQLGGDSGRDSLRGNTGLPCCSGCPSRAGMEVLDEFDWEHPLTFSFCELISEEAFERQAVSYTERSLRRLFRHMERNPALGERVVRKWKQEERERRGLISYLTGRFFQALQGDLNHYNTVGALELQQRLEHLKKRMQKLNNYAQDARQKRRKRGTYRLDHSPSTGGSVLSRSPVVTTTSNQPVIPVTFMPRVFGPFPPLSDEQTETLAGPTSEVKVMQLNWTGLSSAPKSLLSFNRMVDLTPLVLNPGGFHSSRLSGTPAHKLQCSGFPWSSGLNPTTDPESSTTTVGNASVFTPPVLLKFQPVQRPQEDPESDCDSKSLDSPRSAPQ; encoded by the exons ATGAGCAGGTACTCGAGCGGGATTGGCTGGAGCCCCGAGGGGGACTTCAGGGACCCTCAACTAGGAGGTGATTCAGGCCGTGACAGTCTCCGTGGAAACACAGGCCTCCCCTGCTGCAGTGGGTGCCCGAGCCG GGCGGGCATGGAGGTCCTGGACGAGTTCGACTGGGAGCACCCCCTGACCTTCTCGTTCTGCGAGCTCATCTCGGAGGAAGCCTTCGAGCGACAGGCCGTATCGTACACTGAGCGCTCCCTGCGCCGCCTCTTCCGTCACATGGAGCGCAACCCGGCGCTGGGGGAGCGTGTTGTGCGCAAATGGAAGCAGGAGGAGCGCGAGCGACGAGGCCTTATCTCCTACCTCACG GGCAGGTTCTTCCAAGCCCTCCAGGGAGACCTCAATCACTACAATACCGTGGGGGCTTTGGAGCTTCAGCAGAGGCTGGAACATCTGAAGAAGAGGATGCAGAAATTAAACAACTATGCCCAAG ATGCAAggcagaagagaaggaagagggggactTACAGACTAGATCATTCCCCTTCCACAGGGGGTAGTGTCTTGTCCCGATCACCAGTTGTCACAACCACTTCCAACCAGCCAGTCATTCCAGTCACATTCATGCCCAGAGTCTTtggtccttttcctcctctctccgaTGAGCAG ACAGAGACATTGGCTGGTCCAACCTCTGAAGTGAAGGTCATGCAGCTAAACTGGACAGGACTGTCATCAGCACCTAAGAG TCTTTTGTCTTTCAACAGAATGGTTGATCTGACTCCCCTGGTGCTCAATCCTGGTGGTTTTCACTCTTCCCGGCTCTCTGGAACTCCTGCCCACAAGCTCCAGTGCTCTGGCTTTCCCTG GTCCTCCGGCCTGAATCCCACCACCGATCCTGAGAGCTCGACCACAACAGTGGGGAACGCCTCCGTCTTCACCCCTCCTGTGCTGCTCAAGTTCCAGCCAGTGCAGAGGCCCCAGGAGGATCCAGAGAGTGACTGTGACAGCAAGAGCTTGGATTCTCCCAGGAGTGCCCCTCAATGA